From Paenarthrobacter sp. A20:
CGCAATCCGGCGAAGTGGTGCGCGGCGCTGAAAACCGGCGCGGCATCTACAACGCCTTTCCCCAGCTCCCCACCATCACACCCCGCCGCCTCCTCAGCGGCGGGAACCTGGTGGTGGCCGAAGCGCTGCTCGACTATGGGGGACCAACCTATGAGACGGTGTTCATCTTCGAGTTCCGGAGCGGCCGGATTGCCAAGGAAACTGCGTACTGGAGCGAAGCCTTCCCGGCCCCGGAGTGGCGCTCGCAGTGGGTTGAGACCACCGGCGGCCAGCCTCGCTGATCTCAACGAGGGGGCTGGTACGCCCATTCCGCTGAGGAAGCCGCGGTCACGGGGGCTGGTTCGGTGGTTGGACTACTCGGCAGAAGGCCGGCGTCGTTGCTGCTTGGTGGCTGACCTGAGCTCCTTGGCGGCACGGTGGCGGCGGGCCGAGCCGCGCGTGGGTTTGGAAGCGCGCCGGACGGTTTCGGGGACGAGGCCTTTCCCGATGAGTCCGGCGAGCTTTGCCAGCGCGATTTCACGGTTGCGCAGCTGGGATCGTTCTTCGGAGGCCGTCACTGTGATGACTCCCGCGACCAGTTTCCGCCCCAGACGCTTGAGCAGCAACTGCCGCTGCTCATCGGTCAGCGTCGCAGAACCCGCGAGATCCCAGATTAACTCCGCCCGGCTGTCGGTGGTGTTCACATGCTGGCCGCCTGGTCCCGAGGAACGCGAAAACCGCCAAGCCAATTCCGAGGCGGGAACCGTCAGGGAGGGGGAGATTTCCAAGTCCATGGAACAAGGGTCGCACGTCCCGCATGTCCGCCTTCAACGTGTCCCGCTGACATTCCGGGACACGTTTTTAGGAATTAGGTAAGCCTAAGCTAATCTTTCATTTTGTGATTGAACTGAGTGAACTCTCCGGGCTCGAAGCCACGGACCTGGTCCTCCGCTATGGGGACAGGGACGTAGTGCACGGCGCGGGTCTCCGCCTTGAGCCGGGGCGCATCGTTGCCTTGGTGGGCCCCAACGGAAGCGGCAAATCCACGCTGCTTCGCGCACTCGCGCGGCTTCATGAGGCTTCGTCGGGTTCCGTGACAGTCCGCCCCGAAGGCGGGGAGGCATCGGACGCCCTGATGATGAAGAGAAGCGACTTTGCCCGGCATGTGACGTTGCTCTCGCAGAGCCGCCCCGTCCCGCATGGCCTGAGCGTCCGCGATGTGGTTGAGTTCGGCCGCCATCCGTACCGCGGACGGTGGCGGGCCGCAGATCCCGAGGGGCCCGCCGCCGTCGAGCGCGCCATGAACCTGACGGGTGTCGCTGAGCTCGGCGACCGGGGGGTCCACGAACTCTCCGGTGGCCAGCTGCAGCGGGTGTGGCTGGCGAGTTGCCTGGCACAGGACACGTCCGTGCTGCTGCTGGATGAACCGACCAACCACCTGGACCTGCGCTACAAGGTAGAGATCTTCGACCTCGTCCATGACCTCGCCCGCGTCCACGGAGTAGCAATCGGCGTGGTCCTTCATGACCTTGATGAAGCAGCCGCACTGGCCGATCATGTGGTGGTTCTCTCGGAAGGACGGATTGCAGCAGCCGGTCCTGCCCCCCAAGCACTCGACGCAGCGCTGTTGAGCGAGGTCTATTCAATCCCCATCGTGACCCACACTGACCCTCTCACCGGAAGGCTGCGGACCCGCGCAGTCGGACGACACAGCGGCAGCTGAAGACCTTCAACACAACATAAGCACCCCAACACGAAAGGGACCCTGTGTCCATGAAGATCCACAAAGCCCTGGCCGCAACTGCTGCCTTGGCAGTCCTGCTCACTGGCTGCGGCACCACCGAAGGCCCTGCCAGCCAGGCTTCCAGCACTTCCGGTGCCGGCGAAGCCATCACAGTCACCGATGCCCGCGGCACCGAGGTCAAGCTCGACGGCCCCGCCAAGCGCGTGGTCGGCACCGAATGGAACGTGGTGGAGAACCTGACCACCCTCGGCGTCATGCCGGTGGGCGTTGCGGACATCAAGGGCTACAACGCCTGGGTTACCGCCGGCAAGCTGGACAGCACACCCACGGACATCGGCACGCGCAACGAGCCCAGCTTCGACACCATCGCATCCTTGGATCCGGACCTTATCGTCGCCACCACCGATCTCACTGAGCCCGTCATCAAGCAGCTCGAAGAGTTGGCACCGGTGGTTGTGGTCAAGTCGGCAGACGGCAGCCGCCAGATTGCACAGGCCGAGGACAACCTCAAGCTCGTCGCGAAGGCCACCGGTACAGGGAAGAAGGCCGACGAGGCCATCGCAGCGTTTGACGCCGCCGTCGCCAAGGGCAAGGCTGACCTCGAGAAGGCCGGCCTTACCGGATCCCGCGTCGCGTTCGCAGACGGCTGGGTAGCCGACGGCAAGGTCTCCATCCGCCCTTACACCACGGGATCACTGCTGACCGACATCAACACCGAATTGGGACTCGTCAACCCTTGGACGGTTGAAGGTGACCAGGCTTACGGCCTGGGTGCGACGGATGTCGAAGGCCTGACCGCAGTCAACGCCGACCACTTCGTCTACATCACCAACAGCGCTGATGGTGACTTCACCGAGCAGTTGACTGACAACGCTGTCTGGAAGTCCCTTCCGTTCGTGGCCTCCGGCAAGGTGCACCGCCTGGCTGACGGCATCTGGATGTTTGGCGGACCTGCCTCGATGACCCAGTACGTCGATGCCATCGTCGCTTCGCTGACCAAGTAGTTCCACCGCATGACCGACACTGTGAAGAGGCCCGCCATGACCGTTCCCACGGCCGTGGCGGGTGCTCCCGTACCCGCCGGGCCGAATGGACAAGCGGCCCGCCGTCCTTTCGGACCGCTTCTGGTGGCTGGCTCCGGGGTAGTTATCCTGGCCGTCTTCGCGATGATCCACCTCACGCAGGGAACGGCCGACGTCGGCCCTCTCCAGTTACTGGGGCTGCTCACCGGAAGTGGTTCCGATCAGGAGGCCGCAGTGTTGGTCGCCTCGCGCATTCCGCGACTCTTTGCCGGCCTGCTGGTCGGTGTCGCTTTGGGGGTGGCCGGGGCAGCACTGCAGTCGGCCACCCGCAACGTCCTGGCATCTCCCGATACCCTCGCAGTCAATGCCGGCGCGCACTTCGCCATCGTGGCCATCGCCGCGTTTGGCCTGACTCTTCCGTCGTTGCTTTCCGGTGGCGTTGCCTTCATTGGCGGCCTCGCCGCGGCGTTGCTTGTGCTGGCGTTGTCCGGCGGGGGAGCGAACGGCAATGGAGGTCCCATCCGCCTTGTCCTGGCGGGCACGGCGCTTGCCCTTGGCCTGCATTCGGCCACCAGCGCGCTGCTGTTGTTGTTCAGCCAGGAAACCACCGGCCTTTACGCCTGGGGCCAGGGCAGCCTGTCCCAGTCACGCACTGACGAACTGTTCCAGTTCACTCCCGTCATTCTTGTGGCCGTCGCCGGCCTGCTTCTCCTTGCCCGCAGGATGGATCTGCTCGGCTTGGGCGACGACGCTTCCAGGCTGGCAGGTGCGGATCCGCGCCTGGCCCGGGTTGGCGCCGTCGTGCTTGCAGTTGTCCTGTCCGCGGCTGCAGTAACGATCGCCGGACCGATTGGTTTTGTGGGCCTCTGCGCCCCGGCGATCGTGCGGCTCCTGGCCTCCCGGCTCCGTGGACTGGGCAGGCATCGGGCCTTGCTTCCCATCTCCGGACTGGCAGGTGCAGTCGTGGTTATCGGTGCTGATGTCCTGGTGCGTGGCCTGTTCGGTGCACAGGCCGGCGTGGAAGTACCGACCGGTGCGGTCACCACTGTTTTTGGTGCTGTTTTCCTGGTGATCCTGGCCATGAGGATGTCCGACTCCGGATTGAGCGGTGCCGGGGACGCATTGGCGCGGCTTCGTTCGCGCCGGTTCTTCCTGGCTGTGCTGATCAGCCTGCTGGTTCTGCTGACCGGCCTCCTGGTGGCCGGAGCCTTGTTGGGTGATGCGAAACTACTGCTCGGCGACCTCCTTAATTGGCTCACCGGCCAGTCCGGAAACCGTGTCAGTGCCGTGCTGGGTACGCGGATGCCGCGCGTCGTTGCTGCGGTCCTTGCCGGGGCCGCGCTGGCGCTTGCCGGCGCCCTGATCCAGGCCGTATCCCGGAACTCCCTCGCCGAACCTGGCATTCTTGGCGTGTCCGGCGGTGGCGGGCTCGCAGCAATCATCGTCATCACCACTGTCCCGACGGCCAGTTCCTGGGTGGTTACCGGCTCTGCACTAGGGGGCGCCGCACTGTCCGCCCTGCTGGTCTTCGGGCTGGCGTTCCGGGGCGGGCTTCAACAAAACCGCTTGGTGCTGATTGGTATCGGCGTCTCCGCCGGGTTGGCTGCGATGATTACTGTCCTGTTGGTGAGTACGGACCCGTTCAACCAGACCAAGGCGCTGACGTGGTTGTCCGGTTCCACCTATGGCCGCAACTTTGCCTCCGTCCTGCCGCTGCTCCTTGCGCTGCTGGTCTCCCTGCCCGTGCTGGCCGGGATGAGGCGCGACCTGGATCTGATTGCCGTGGACGACGATTCGCCCCGGGTGCTGGGCATCGGACTGTCCCGATCCCGCTTACTCCTTCTTTCGGTGGCCGTCCTGTTGACGGCAGGCGCAGTTTCATCCGTGGGGGTGATCGCGTTCGTGGGACTGGTGGCACCGCACGCCGCCCGGACGTTGGTGGGTGCACGGCACGCCCGGGTCCTTCCCGTGGCTGCGCTCATCGGCGCCTGCACCGTGATGTTCGCGGACGTGATCGGCCGGACGGTTATCGCTCCAGCCCAAATACCTGCCGGCATCATGACCGCACTGGTGGGCGCGCCCTACTTCGTGTACCTGCTGTGGCGCTCCAGGGTTGACAGGACGTTCTGAGTCACTTGATGCGCCCCCTGCCGGCACTGGCCGCCAGAGCATAGGATCGACTGTATGGCCGGATCCGTGGATGTTCTTGGCCCCATCCTGGAAATGATGACGTGGGTGGGGTTTGTCCCGGGCGTGCCTCTGTTGATCAGCGCTTGGGTTATCGCAAAGCGCCGATGCGTATGGGTGACCGCTGATGGCGAACGGTTCGCCGCGGGCGGTTTTTTGGGGCTCCACTGGGTGGACCAAGCGAACGAAGAACAGAAAGTCCTGCTCGATGTTCCGGCCGAGACGGGGACCCTTGATTCCGGACCGGTGCTGGTGCACTACGACATCTGCCATCCGGCACGATGTTCCCTTCGGCCGCCGCGCCACGATAACACCGTTTTGATCCTGGGGTGGATGCTCACCGGGGTCGGCATACTGAGCACCCTTGGCGGGTTCGTCCTTCTCCTCCTCTAGCGTGGACCTCTTGAATGCCGGATCGCTCCGGGGCTAGCATTTCCGCGCGCGGTCAA
This genomic window contains:
- a CDS encoding nuclear transport factor 2 family protein, with product MAAENINETVVQRLIDCINDRHIEVMDELFHDDAVMHWPQSGEVVRGAENRRGIYNAFPQLPTITPRRLLSGGNLVVAEALLDYGGPTYETVFIFEFRSGRIAKETAYWSEAFPAPEWRSQWVETTGGQPR
- the arfB gene encoding alternative ribosome rescue aminoacyl-tRNA hydrolase ArfB, with the protein product MDLEISPSLTVPASELAWRFSRSSGPGGQHVNTTDSRAELIWDLAGSATLTDEQRQLLLKRLGRKLVAGVITVTASEERSQLRNREIALAKLAGLIGKGLVPETVRRASKPTRGSARRHRAAKELRSATKQQRRRPSAE
- a CDS encoding ABC transporter ATP-binding protein is translated as MIELSELSGLEATDLVLRYGDRDVVHGAGLRLEPGRIVALVGPNGSGKSTLLRALARLHEASSGSVTVRPEGGEASDALMMKRSDFARHVTLLSQSRPVPHGLSVRDVVEFGRHPYRGRWRAADPEGPAAVERAMNLTGVAELGDRGVHELSGGQLQRVWLASCLAQDTSVLLLDEPTNHLDLRYKVEIFDLVHDLARVHGVAIGVVLHDLDEAAALADHVVVLSEGRIAAAGPAPQALDAALLSEVYSIPIVTHTDPLTGRLRTRAVGRHSGS
- a CDS encoding iron-siderophore ABC transporter substrate-binding protein produces the protein MSMKIHKALAATAALAVLLTGCGTTEGPASQASSTSGAGEAITVTDARGTEVKLDGPAKRVVGTEWNVVENLTTLGVMPVGVADIKGYNAWVTAGKLDSTPTDIGTRNEPSFDTIASLDPDLIVATTDLTEPVIKQLEELAPVVVVKSADGSRQIAQAEDNLKLVAKATGTGKKADEAIAAFDAAVAKGKADLEKAGLTGSRVAFADGWVADGKVSIRPYTTGSLLTDINTELGLVNPWTVEGDQAYGLGATDVEGLTAVNADHFVYITNSADGDFTEQLTDNAVWKSLPFVASGKVHRLADGIWMFGGPASMTQYVDAIVASLTK
- a CDS encoding iron ABC transporter permease encodes the protein MTDTVKRPAMTVPTAVAGAPVPAGPNGQAARRPFGPLLVAGSGVVILAVFAMIHLTQGTADVGPLQLLGLLTGSGSDQEAAVLVASRIPRLFAGLLVGVALGVAGAALQSATRNVLASPDTLAVNAGAHFAIVAIAAFGLTLPSLLSGGVAFIGGLAAALLVLALSGGGANGNGGPIRLVLAGTALALGLHSATSALLLLFSQETTGLYAWGQGSLSQSRTDELFQFTPVILVAVAGLLLLARRMDLLGLGDDASRLAGADPRLARVGAVVLAVVLSAAAVTIAGPIGFVGLCAPAIVRLLASRLRGLGRHRALLPISGLAGAVVVIGADVLVRGLFGAQAGVEVPTGAVTTVFGAVFLVILAMRMSDSGLSGAGDALARLRSRRFFLAVLISLLVLLTGLLVAGALLGDAKLLLGDLLNWLTGQSGNRVSAVLGTRMPRVVAAVLAGAALALAGALIQAVSRNSLAEPGILGVSGGGGLAAIIVITTVPTASSWVVTGSALGGAALSALLVFGLAFRGGLQQNRLVLIGIGVSAGLAAMITVLLVSTDPFNQTKALTWLSGSTYGRNFASVLPLLLALLVSLPVLAGMRRDLDLIAVDDDSPRVLGIGLSRSRLLLLSVAVLLTAGAVSSVGVIAFVGLVAPHAARTLVGARHARVLPVAALIGACTVMFADVIGRTVIAPAQIPAGIMTALVGAPYFVYLLWRSRVDRTF